The Aureitalea marina genome includes a window with the following:
- a CDS encoding DUF6252 family protein yields the protein MKTKVFFLLVAVLTLWSCSEDDPPPLLLRAVNADFFFDATSTSAVQNPDGTYTITGTGDRGKITIILNDIALGYKQFNGDGIVIYESANGVVYTTLSNPNASFTGSMVMETTGATISGRFKFTGYNGQNPLEFRQGEFNNIAVGAPDPSDSED from the coding sequence ATGAAAACCAAGGTTTTTTTCCTGCTAGTCGCTGTGCTAACCCTGTGGTCCTGTTCTGAGGACGATCCGCCACCACTATTATTAAGAGCTGTAAACGCTGATTTCTTCTTTGATGCGACCTCCACAAGTGCTGTTCAGAATCCTGATGGAACTTACACCATTACCGGTACCGGGGACAGAGGAAAAATCACCATTATTCTCAATGATATCGCATTAGGGTACAAGCAGTTCAATGGCGATGGAATCGTGATCTACGAATCGGCGAACGGTGTTGTATACACGACCTTGTCTAACCCCAATGCCTCTTTCACAGGGAGCATGGTTATGGAAACGACAGGAGCAACTATATCAGGTAGGTTTAAGTTTACAGGCTACAACGGGCAGAATCCTCTCGAATTCAGGCAGGGAGAATTCAACAACATAGCGGTAGGGGCACCGGATCCTTCAGATTCGGAGGATTAA
- a CDS encoding 30S ribosomal protein S16, translating into MPVKIRLQRHGKKGKPFYWIVAADSRAKRDGKFLEKLGTYNPNVNPAEINLNVDGAVQWMQNGAQPTDTARAILSYKGAMLKKHLAEGVRKGALTEEQAEAKFNDWVEEKAKAVAAKADKIAQGKAAAEAEALAAEKAVNEARIAEAVAEEAEAAAEEAEEVVEETAEAAATEEAAKEEE; encoded by the coding sequence ATGCCTGTTAAGATCAGATTACAAAGACACGGAAAGAAAGGAAAACCATTTTACTGGATCGTTGCTGCGGATAGCCGTGCCAAGCGAGATGGTAAGTTCTTGGAAAAATTGGGAACCTACAATCCAAACGTAAATCCAGCCGAAATCAACCTGAACGTTGATGGAGCTGTACAATGGATGCAAAACGGTGCTCAGCCTACCGATACAGCCCGTGCCATTTTATCTTACAAAGGTGCTATGCTAAAAAAGCACCTGGCCGAAGGTGTCCGCAAAGGAGCTCTGACTGAAGAGCAAGCCGAGGCCAAATTCAACGACTGGGTTGAAGAAAAAGCAAAAGCCGTAGCTGCTAAAGCCGATAAGATCGCTCAAGGTAAGGCCGCTGCCGAGGCAGAAGCTCTTGCTGCCGAGAAGGCTGTCAATGAAGCTCGTATTGCTGAAGCAGTTGCAGAAGAGGCCGAGGCTGCCGCAGAGGAAGCTGAAGAAGTAGTTGAAGAGACTGCAGAAGCTGCTGCTACGGAAGAAGCAGCCAAGGAGGAAGAGTAA